The Bacillus sp. Y1 genome includes the window AACAACCAAGAAAAAAAGAGGATGCCTATAGATTGTTAGACATTTTTACGACTACGAGCGGGTACGAAGCAAAGATGTGGGGACCAAGTATTATTGGTTTTGGGAAATACCATTACAAATATGAGTCAGGTCATGAGGGAGAAGCACCACTTATCGGTTATTCTCCTAGAAAAGCAAAAATAAGCTTATATTTTGCTCCTGGTGATTCCAATCGACAACAGCTACTTGAAAGCTTTGGAAAACATACGCAAGGAAAGGGCTGCGTATATATCAATAAACTTGATGACGTGAATGTTGAGGTATTAAAACAATTAATTGTGCAGTCGATTGACTTTTTACAAGCTACATACCCTAACAACGAGGAGTAGAGAAGGATTATGAAGGAAATTTTGGTCTTTGGGAACAAGGGGGAAAATCTTCAGTATAAGACGAGAATTGGTGTGTATAGCATCATCTTCAATAAAAAAAGAGACCAAATATTGGTGATTCGGACGACTCGAGGAGGGTACTTTTTACCTGGTGGAGGTTTGGAGGAAAAAGAAAATCACGAGGAGTGCTTACAAAGGGAAATGCTCGAAGAAACGGGGTTTCAGGTGTTTATGGGTGAGTATATTGGACAGGCCCAAAAATACCACCTGGCTATGGGGAAAAATCCAACCTTGAATCATGCACATTTTTACATAGCTACACTTGGTGAAAAGGTGCAAGAACCTGTTGAAATAGATGAAGAACCTATTTGGGTGCACATATCCGAAGTTGAAAACTTATTGTTTCATGAGCATCAAGTGTGGGGAGTGAAGCAGGCGTTTGTGAAATTAGGGATTTAGAGAAGGTAAGAGAAAAAGACTGCATTTAACAGTCTTCTCCGCTTTGTTTATTATTAGCTTTGTTTTTGATTATTGCGAATGGGGACATTTTTTGGTGTTTTTGGAAAGCCGTTTTTCCCCTTATCAGGTCCTGTTAATGTGTTTCTTTCGTCAAGAACTTTTCCACTATATTCGATTGGTCTTTCATCTGCCATCATCTTCACCTCCCATTAGTAGGGTGGGTGATTAGGTATGTTTAGATACATGACTTTTGAAGTTATTCATCTAAGTACTTTAAGTACTCGTAATGATCTGATGGTACAGATTTAATTACTTCACCAGCTTCATTATTATAGATTTCGTATTCCCTATAAGTTTCGATTATATAACCATCCACGAGTTCAGTTTTTTCTAGTTTTAGCTCTAATGATGCAATAACAGCCTCTTCCTCTTCGTTCTCTACATCAGAATTTGCTTCTGTTGTTTCAGAAATGTCGGCATCCTCAATAGAAGGAATCGAAGAATACATATTTGTTCCTTCATTTGGATGAGTGAATGTAGAGTTTGGAGATTCCAAATAAGCTACAAGCCCTATGAGAGCAATTACGCTTATTAAATACATATATTTTTTCATAAATGAATTACTCCTTCACACAATATCTATTAAACTATATGCAAAGTTGTTATAAATAGACCAAGCTGTTAGGCTTTGTAAGTTGATTTATTTTACATCAGAATAGCTAAGTGGGATAGGGAGAACTTTTTATAGAAGTTCTCTTTTTTATATTTGCAGAATGATTGACTAACAAAGGTTATTG containing:
- a CDS encoding DUF1801 domain-containing protein, with product MYEQKTKETDRSVLEFIEQVEQPRKKEDAYRLLDIFTTTSGYEAKMWGPSIIGFGKYHYKYESGHEGEAPLIGYSPRKAKISLYFAPGDSNRQQLLESFGKHTQGKGCVYINKLDDVNVEVLKQLIVQSIDFLQATYPNNEE
- a CDS encoding NUDIX domain-containing protein, producing the protein MKEILVFGNKGENLQYKTRIGVYSIIFNKKRDQILVIRTTRGGYFLPGGGLEEKENHEECLQREMLEETGFQVFMGEYIGQAQKYHLAMGKNPTLNHAHFYIATLGEKVQEPVEIDEEPIWVHISEVENLLFHEHQVWGVKQAFVKLGI